A window of Myxococcales bacterium contains these coding sequences:
- a CDS encoding SMI1/KNR4 family protein: MTFDELEMTLRARHDVIIGTGCKEEVAADAERALGVCFPRELRKYLVQFGHLELGPSEMFGLGEELPEHLNIVTMTMLERGDSGSPVRHDLVPLLNDGAGNLYCVGTSGAETGCVLYWDHELGPNQQPKNHATSLAEWIIELLLELDGQNPLASGKMS, encoded by the coding sequence GTGACATTCGACGAACTAGAAATGACCCTTCGCGCTCGCCACGATGTTATCATAGGGACCGGCTGCAAAGAAGAGGTAGCAGCCGACGCCGAGCGCGCACTGGGGGTATGCTTTCCGCGTGAGCTACGCAAATATCTTGTCCAATTCGGGCATCTCGAGCTTGGCCCTTCCGAGATGTTTGGGCTCGGCGAGGAACTACCGGAGCATCTGAACATCGTCACAATGACAATGCTGGAGCGTGGCGACAGCGGCTCCCCCGTCCGCCACGACCTTGTACCTCTCCTAAATGACGGGGCCGGAAATCTGTACTGTGTAGGCACGAGCGGGGCAGAGACGGGCTGCGTACTCTACTGGGATCACGAACTGGGGCCGAACCAGCAGCCCAAGAACCACGCGACCTCCCTCGCTGAATGGATCATCGAATTGCTCCTGGAGCTCGACGGGCAAAACCCACTCGCAAGTGGCAAAATGAGCTAG
- a CDS encoding M4 family metallopeptidase, with protein sequence MDKRWRRLGLVALALGAAACSGADDEPARLTEGSAGTDLAGRMSADLGVPVVAEVVGRSSYALVAEKTRVVARGNDRDTQVLAWVKGYAQELGMAPEALSVRSAGEDGLGLHHVLVSSLPAEVDGGDAGVEVVLDPEGRFVSLSGHVPKVDGAPRISREDAERIGKHALAVEDVEPDEITVRLEARAPGGSTSDDDAALTYRVASDSATAWIDAATGSVLVVMPNDEGVAAFSAEDAFAPPIPATFLRRGKTLEVETRKWDGQTYVLEAFGTGAHLVVKSLDSFGQDGTPITTGPITSTSADRFDVGFNAYEGRGKQRSHASVADQVAVDALHNVSLADTFFRKRLGRGPVAGFDAAFGDGIEIVVHANVAMRRDRTGKLVEVDARNNASFNPRTKQISFGDGWLNAAGTFATNPDKQRLPTALALDVVGHELTHAFARHEAEPGEVGAIQEGLADVIGQIFERSAGGGSRTAATVGERIWPNGHGRNLANPDRGLAMNLFKVVGKNNVSYPNHVEKQLCARVVNGKIVREAPTFDNDWGCVHDNALVVGHAFYLMTFGGLNSTSLVQVDGATSVAGVEQLWMATLGVAGQKGILATPVRDFASLARFQVAAAFATSPADARSVGCAWHAVGALDKRTVDALGLACNVLPEAQCWLPGPNGTKVPKPDGVYCHERFSASWYTCKGGSIFGGDACLPGQACAVRMPRTREAVLTPSGDASCESAFP encoded by the coding sequence ATGGACAAGCGGTGGCGAAGGCTGGGGCTCGTGGCGTTGGCGTTGGGCGCGGCGGCGTGCTCGGGGGCGGACGACGAGCCCGCGCGGCTCACGGAGGGGAGCGCGGGGACCGACCTCGCCGGGCGCATGTCAGCCGACCTCGGGGTCCCGGTGGTGGCCGAGGTCGTCGGCCGTTCGTCGTACGCCCTCGTCGCCGAGAAGACCCGCGTGGTGGCCCGAGGGAACGACCGCGACACGCAGGTCCTCGCGTGGGTGAAAGGCTATGCACAGGAGCTCGGGATGGCTCCCGAAGCGCTCTCGGTGCGTTCGGCGGGCGAGGACGGCTTGGGCCTGCATCACGTGCTCGTGAGCTCGCTGCCTGCAGAGGTGGACGGCGGCGACGCTGGGGTCGAGGTGGTGCTCGATCCGGAGGGTCGCTTCGTGTCGCTCTCGGGCCATGTACCCAAGGTCGACGGCGCGCCACGCATCTCGCGCGAGGACGCCGAGCGCATCGGAAAACACGCGCTCGCGGTCGAAGACGTCGAGCCCGACGAGATCACGGTTCGCCTCGAAGCGCGGGCCCCTGGCGGGAGCACGAGTGACGACGACGCCGCGCTCACCTATCGCGTCGCTTCCGACTCCGCGACGGCGTGGATCGACGCGGCCACTGGCTCGGTGCTGGTCGTGATGCCGAACGACGAGGGCGTAGCGGCCTTTTCGGCCGAGGACGCCTTCGCCCCTCCAATCCCCGCGACCTTCCTTCGCCGGGGGAAGACCCTCGAGGTCGAGACGCGAAAGTGGGACGGCCAAACGTACGTGCTCGAGGCCTTCGGCACCGGCGCGCACCTCGTCGTGAAGAGCCTGGATTCCTTTGGTCAGGATGGCACGCCGATCACGACGGGCCCCATCACCAGCACGAGCGCCGACCGCTTCGACGTAGGGTTCAACGCCTACGAAGGGCGAGGAAAACAGCGCTCTCACGCGAGCGTCGCCGACCAAGTCGCGGTGGATGCGCTGCACAACGTGTCGCTCGCGGACACCTTCTTCCGAAAGCGTCTCGGCCGAGGCCCTGTCGCGGGGTTCGACGCGGCCTTCGGCGACGGCATCGAGATCGTCGTGCACGCCAACGTGGCGATGCGCCGCGACAGGACAGGCAAGCTCGTCGAGGTCGACGCGCGCAACAACGCGAGCTTCAACCCGAGGACGAAGCAGATCTCCTTCGGCGACGGATGGCTGAATGCTGCGGGCACGTTCGCGACCAACCCCGACAAGCAGAGGCTGCCTACAGCGCTCGCCCTCGACGTCGTCGGTCACGAGCTCACCCACGCCTTCGCCCGGCACGAAGCCGAGCCCGGCGAGGTGGGGGCGATCCAGGAGGGCCTGGCCGACGTCATCGGCCAAATCTTCGAGCGCTCCGCGGGCGGGGGCTCGCGGACGGCGGCGACGGTCGGGGAGCGCATCTGGCCGAACGGCCACGGGCGAAACCTCGCCAACCCGGACCGCGGCCTGGCAATGAACCTCTTCAAGGTCGTGGGCAAGAACAACGTGTCCTACCCCAACCACGTCGAGAAACAGCTCTGCGCGCGGGTCGTGAATGGCAAGATCGTGCGCGAAGCGCCGACCTTCGACAACGATTGGGGCTGCGTCCATGACAACGCGCTCGTCGTCGGGCACGCTTTCTATCTCATGACCTTCGGCGGCCTCAACTCGACCTCCCTAGTTCAAGTCGACGGCGCGACGAGCGTGGCCGGCGTCGAGCAGCTCTGGATGGCGACCTTGGGGGTCGCCGGGCAAAAGGGCATCCTCGCGACCCCCGTCCGAGACTTCGCGAGCCTCGCGCGGTTTCAGGTCGCCGCGGCATTCGCGACGTCTCCAGCGGACGCGCGCTCGGTCGGCTGCGCGTGGCACGCGGTCGGGGCGCTCGACAAGCGCACCGTCGACGCCCTCGGGCTCGCGTGCAACGTCCTCCCCGAAGCCCAGTGCTGGTTGCCAGGACCGAACGGCACGAAGGTGCCCAAACCTGACGGCGTCTACTGCCACGAGCGCTTCTCCGCCAGCTGGTACACTTGCAAAGGTGGATCCATATTCGGCGGCGATGCCTGCCTGCCTGGCCAGGCGTGCGCCGTCCGCATGCCCCGTACACGCGAAGCCGTGCTCACCCCGAGCGGTGATGCGTCCTGCGAAAGCGCGTTCCCATGA
- the thrS gene encoding threonine--tRNA ligase yields MSEDDRDHRILGQKLDLFHFRDEAPGMVFWHPRGLAMVRELERAAREQARAQGYLEVRTPQVLRRAAWDASGHFAHFREHMFRIEDQSVEAALKPVSCPGHLYVASRRALSYRELPLRYAELGVVHRDEASGNLHGLLRVRQFTQDDGHVLAAWDDIPAEVRAFCAGIRPFYREFGFDDIALALSTRPNDRAGDDASWDAAESALRDALVGLGESFVENPGQGAFYGPKIEVSLRDRHGRSWQCGTIQLDLVMPARFDVRYVDASGLRRVPAMLHRALFGSLERFLGIVLEHHGARLPAWLAPVQAVVLPVTGEAAAHAEALARELERHDVRALVLAHDSLARRIVEAHALAAPYVLVVGKNEVRDGTISMRRPGKSDETLPRGEALSVVTNGVARPSFG; encoded by the coding sequence ATGTCCGAAGACGACCGCGATCATCGCATTCTTGGCCAAAAACTCGATCTCTTCCACTTCCGCGACGAAGCCCCAGGCATGGTGTTCTGGCACCCTCGTGGCCTCGCCATGGTCCGCGAGCTCGAACGCGCCGCGCGAGAGCAAGCGCGCGCTCAGGGCTACCTCGAGGTGCGCACGCCGCAGGTGCTGAGGCGCGCCGCGTGGGACGCGAGTGGGCACTTCGCCCACTTTCGCGAGCACATGTTCCGTATCGAAGACCAGAGCGTCGAGGCCGCGCTGAAGCCCGTGAGCTGCCCGGGCCACCTCTACGTCGCGTCCCGTCGCGCGCTCTCGTACCGCGAGCTGCCCCTTCGGTACGCCGAGCTTGGTGTCGTGCACCGCGACGAGGCGAGTGGCAACTTGCACGGGCTCTTGCGGGTGCGCCAATTCACGCAAGACGATGGGCACGTGCTCGCCGCGTGGGACGACATCCCCGCCGAGGTCCGGGCCTTCTGCGCAGGAATTCGCCCGTTCTACCGCGAGTTCGGCTTCGACGACATCGCCCTCGCGCTCTCGACGCGCCCGAACGACCGCGCGGGCGACGACGCCTCGTGGGACGCCGCCGAGAGCGCCCTCCGCGACGCGCTCGTCGGTCTCGGAGAGAGCTTCGTCGAGAACCCGGGCCAAGGGGCGTTCTACGGCCCGAAGATCGAGGTCTCTCTCCGCGATCGGCACGGGCGCTCGTGGCAGTGCGGCACGATCCAGCTCGACCTGGTGATGCCGGCGCGGTTCGACGTGCGCTACGTCGACGCGAGTGGGCTGCGGCGTGTCCCCGCCATGCTCCATCGCGCCCTCTTCGGGAGCCTCGAGCGATTCCTGGGGATCGTGCTCGAGCACCACGGGGCGCGTCTCCCGGCCTGGCTCGCGCCGGTCCAGGCCGTTGTCCTACCCGTCACGGGCGAGGCCGCCGCACACGCCGAGGCCCTCGCACGGGAGCTCGAGCGACACGACGTCCGCGCCCTCGTGCTCGCCCACGACTCCCTCGCCCGTCGCATCGTCGAGGCCCACGCGCTCGCCGCGCCGTACGTGCTCGTCGTAGGCAAAAATGAGGTCCGCGACGGCACGATCTCGATGAGGCGACCCGGCAAGAGCGACGAGACGCTCCCGCGTGGCGAGGCGCTCTCGGTCGTCACGAACGGCGTCGCGCGCCCTTCGTTCGGGTGA
- a CDS encoding DUF2156 domain-containing protein: protein MRGEIDPHDGERERVLGLLRAWGWNSTAFQITERGFRHFFHGDACVSYIDTGRAWVVAGAPVCAPERIRDVTERLMEAARREGRRVVFFAVERRFLDIVGMPAKLIGLQATWDPRTWDETLRSHRSLREQLRRARAKGVRVRHLTAEDVGSGLPARLSIEALIERWHLAHEMPRMGFLVDVQPFELPHERRYFVAEVHGRCVGFLCAVPIHAREGWLFEDFLRDPEAPSGTIELLVDLAMRHVAGGGATYVTLGLAPLAGGVSPWLARARRWGQSLYDFEGVRAFKAKLRPSDWAPIYLAFPEPAKPGLAILDTLTAFARGNLLRFGLRGFLRGPAFVVRLLAALLVVWVVSIAMAAPTWFPSAEVRWAWAGVDIAIAIALVMLARRWRMALAIGLALVVSLSAVLTIVEAAAHDLPRVSSRWAAIVVIVGCTGPLLGAIALWGAIWRRVRATRLGPRRSAKRTPFGQLH, encoded by the coding sequence GTGCGCGGAGAGATCGATCCACACGATGGCGAACGCGAGCGCGTCCTAGGCCTTCTCCGCGCGTGGGGGTGGAACTCGACCGCATTCCAGATCACGGAGCGCGGATTTCGCCACTTCTTCCACGGAGACGCCTGCGTCTCGTACATCGATACGGGGAGAGCTTGGGTGGTGGCGGGCGCACCCGTGTGCGCACCCGAGCGAATTCGAGACGTGACGGAGCGCCTGATGGAGGCGGCGCGACGCGAAGGGCGACGCGTGGTCTTCTTCGCCGTGGAGCGACGGTTCCTGGACATCGTTGGCATGCCGGCGAAGCTCATCGGCCTGCAAGCGACCTGGGATCCGCGCACGTGGGACGAGACCCTCCGCTCCCACCGATCGCTGCGCGAACAGCTCAGACGCGCGCGAGCCAAGGGCGTTCGGGTTCGCCATCTCACCGCCGAGGACGTGGGTAGCGGGCTCCCCGCCCGCCTCTCCATCGAGGCGCTCATCGAGAGGTGGCACCTCGCTCACGAGATGCCTCGCATGGGGTTCCTGGTGGACGTCCAGCCATTCGAGCTGCCGCACGAGCGCCGCTACTTCGTCGCGGAAGTGCACGGGCGCTGCGTCGGCTTCTTGTGCGCGGTCCCCATCCACGCGCGAGAGGGCTGGCTCTTCGAAGACTTCCTGCGTGACCCCGAGGCTCCGAGCGGGACGATCGAGCTCCTCGTCGACTTGGCGATGCGACACGTCGCCGGTGGTGGCGCGACGTACGTGACGCTCGGGCTCGCCCCGCTCGCGGGTGGCGTCTCCCCGTGGCTCGCGAGGGCGCGCCGGTGGGGGCAATCGCTCTACGATTTCGAAGGTGTCCGGGCGTTCAAGGCCAAGCTCCGCCCGAGCGACTGGGCCCCCATCTACCTCGCGTTCCCGGAGCCCGCGAAGCCTGGCCTCGCGATCCTCGATACGCTGACGGCCTTCGCGAGGGGCAACCTCTTGCGCTTCGGGCTCCGAGGGTTCCTGCGTGGCCCGGCGTTCGTGGTGCGGCTCCTCGCGGCCCTCCTCGTGGTCTGGGTGGTGAGCATCGCTATGGCGGCTCCGACGTGGTTCCCCTCGGCCGAGGTGCGCTGGGCTTGGGCGGGCGTCGACATCGCGATCGCCATCGCTCTGGTCATGCTCGCTCGACGGTGGAGGATGGCGCTCGCCATCGGCCTCGCGCTCGTCGTCTCGCTCAGCGCGGTCCTCACGATCGTGGAAGCCGCAGCCCATGACCTCCCACGGGTGAGCTCGCGATGGGCCGCCATCGTCGTCATCGTGGGGTGCACAGGTCCGCTGTTGGGAGCGATCGCGCTGTGGGGCGCTATCTGGCGGAGAGTACGCGCGACGAGGCTCGGCCCGCGAAGAAGTGCGAAGCGCACGCCGTTCGGGCAACTCCACTAG
- a CDS encoding TlpA family protein disulfide reductase, which produces MNAISARVLRLVGASALVMGCASQAPSSAVLIPRSPPVPSEPALLPKPPVAEASPREPADDMGDAKGEVGARAPLFGTDLKSAKGNVIVVHVWASWCMPCHKAMPKLEAIYRKYKASGLSVVAISVDDEEPDATDFVKSLGVTYPTPWDDGRKLVEAWKPRTMPTTYVVDREGVVKFLHAGYTDGEEVAIEREVKGLL; this is translated from the coding sequence ATGAACGCGATCTCCGCTCGTGTCCTTCGTCTCGTGGGGGCCTCCGCGCTCGTGATGGGGTGCGCCTCGCAGGCCCCGTCGTCGGCGGTGCTCATCCCTCGAAGCCCTCCGGTGCCGAGCGAGCCCGCGCTGCTGCCCAAGCCGCCCGTCGCCGAGGCCTCTCCCCGCGAGCCGGCCGACGACATGGGGGACGCCAAGGGGGAGGTCGGCGCGCGCGCGCCTCTATTCGGCACGGATCTCAAGTCCGCGAAGGGAAACGTGATCGTGGTGCACGTCTGGGCGTCCTGGTGCATGCCGTGCCACAAGGCCATGCCCAAGCTCGAGGCGATCTATCGCAAGTACAAGGCATCGGGGCTCAGCGTGGTCGCCATCTCGGTCGACGACGAGGAGCCCGACGCGACAGACTTCGTCAAGTCGCTCGGCGTCACCTACCCGACGCCCTGGGATGACGGTCGCAAGCTCGTCGAGGCATGGAAGCCACGCACGATGCCCACGACCTACGTGGTCGACCGCGAGGGCGTCGTGAAGTTCTTGCATGCCGGCTACACCGATGGCGAAGAGGTCGCGATCGAACGAGAGGTGAAGGGCCTCCTCTAG
- a CDS encoding RNA polymerase sigma factor has product MSSFENDVAALHASSFGWAMACCDRDADLASDVLQQAYFKVFSGKATFDGRSSLRTWLFGVIRLTALESRRYRVLRLFWGRAPREGPARGAGEPHEPNDDPAAEAPSPSASLAERQRAEAIEAALAKLPPRQREVLHLTFYEGLTVREAAEIMGISLGSASVHYERGKSRMSELLRESGHHERP; this is encoded by the coding sequence TTGAGCTCCTTCGAGAACGACGTCGCCGCCCTCCACGCCTCGAGCTTCGGCTGGGCGATGGCGTGCTGCGACCGCGACGCGGACCTCGCGTCGGACGTGCTCCAACAGGCGTATTTCAAGGTGTTCTCGGGCAAAGCCACGTTCGACGGGCGGTCCTCGCTTCGCACGTGGCTCTTCGGTGTGATTCGCCTCACGGCCCTCGAGTCGAGGCGCTATCGGGTCCTCCGGCTCTTCTGGGGTCGCGCCCCGAGGGAGGGCCCGGCCCGAGGCGCGGGAGAGCCGCACGAGCCCAACGACGACCCCGCGGCCGAGGCGCCGTCTCCGAGCGCGTCCCTCGCCGAACGGCAGCGCGCCGAGGCGATCGAAGCGGCGCTCGCGAAGCTCCCTCCCCGGCAGCGTGAGGTGCTGCACCTCACCTTCTACGAAGGGCTCACCGTCCGCGAGGCCGCCGAGATCATGGGTATTTCTCTAGGTTCGGCGAGTGTCCACTACGAACGAGGCAAGTCCAGAATGTCGGAGCTACTGAGAGAGAGTGGGCATCATGAGCGACCCTAA
- a CDS encoding DUF4349 domain-containing protein, which translates to MTHTPARRSLSLVALSLVALVALLSGCRKSEAPGDSSALSAPAAASATPAGAVAAPRSRAITVDTTLKVGDVDTSARTVREALDRSGGYVADASSSGTGDDRTAHFDVRVPAESLRAFLAAIAGTGETASYTERTEDVTDQVTDLKARLTNARAQEKRVLELMATRTSGLGEVLEAEKELSRIRETIERLDAQDRAVGARVTYATVRVSIVPHAVPAFRTPGKSIAHAADTGLKGAAAFFVYAAMAVVTVGPTLLPFALLVVAVAFVMRRRAEAREALAAKD; encoded by the coding sequence ATGACGCACACCCCCGCTCGTCGATCCCTCTCGCTCGTCGCCCTCTCGCTCGTCGCCCTCGTGGCCCTGCTCTCGGGCTGCCGGAAGTCCGAAGCTCCCGGTGACTCGTCGGCCCTCTCGGCCCCGGCGGCGGCGTCCGCGACCCCCGCTGGAGCGGTCGCGGCGCCGCGATCGCGCGCCATCACGGTCGACACCACCCTCAAGGTCGGCGACGTCGACACGTCCGCCCGCACCGTGAGGGAGGCCCTCGACCGTTCGGGTGGCTACGTGGCCGACGCGAGCAGCTCGGGCACGGGCGACGATCGCACGGCGCACTTCGACGTGCGCGTCCCGGCAGAGAGCCTCCGCGCGTTCCTCGCGGCGATCGCAGGGACCGGGGAGACGGCGAGCTACACCGAGCGCACCGAGGACGTGACCGATCAGGTGACCGACCTCAAGGCCCGCCTCACCAACGCGCGCGCTCAGGAGAAGCGCGTGCTCGAGCTCATGGCGACGCGGACGTCCGGGCTCGGCGAGGTGCTCGAGGCCGAGAAGGAGCTCTCGCGCATTCGAGAGACGATCGAGCGCCTCGACGCCCAAGACCGTGCGGTCGGGGCGCGCGTGACCTACGCGACCGTGCGAGTCTCGATCGTGCCCCACGCGGTGCCGGCGTTTCGCACGCCGGGGAAGAGCATCGCCCACGCGGCCGACACGGGGCTCAAGGGGGCTGCGGCCTTCTTCGTGTACGCGGCGATGGCCGTCGTCACCGTGGGGCCCACGCTGCTCCCTTTCGCGCTCCTCGTCGTGGCCGTGGCGTTCGTGATGCGCAGGAGGGCCGAGGCGCGAGAGGCCCTCGCCGCGAAGGATTGA
- a CDS encoding GAF domain-containing protein, translating into MSQEEERRLEAVRACRLLDTEPEPAFDDITACAAELLELPIVLVSLVDRTRQWFKSARGLAVTEAPRDAAFCGHVVDGGLPIVVRDTLKDQRFRDNPMVVGPPHVRFYAGVPLRNPDALVLGALGVFDVVPRILEPAKVDVLVQLASQISDRIELRRGAFLLSEERRRVHELTQHAETLLECLEQPVFVHDRRGIVVRANKPALRLLERPVLSTVTGRSALVDLCACLGADRRPFDRETDPALVARRTGKAQSAVMGLTSSTGEVLWFRVSAFPVLVDGEVDTTIVTLSGTAPP; encoded by the coding sequence GTGTCACAGGAGGAAGAGCGGCGGCTCGAGGCGGTGCGTGCATGTCGCCTCCTCGACACCGAGCCCGAACCGGCCTTCGACGACATCACCGCGTGCGCGGCAGAGCTCCTCGAGCTCCCGATCGTGCTGGTGTCGCTCGTCGATCGCACGCGGCAGTGGTTCAAGTCGGCCCGGGGCTTGGCGGTCACCGAGGCCCCCCGCGACGCGGCGTTCTGCGGGCACGTGGTAGACGGGGGGCTCCCGATCGTGGTCCGCGATACGCTGAAAGATCAGCGATTTCGCGACAATCCGATGGTCGTCGGCCCTCCCCACGTGCGCTTCTACGCGGGCGTCCCCCTGCGCAACCCCGACGCCCTCGTGCTCGGCGCCCTCGGTGTGTTCGACGTCGTCCCGCGCATTCTCGAGCCGGCCAAGGTCGACGTGCTCGTCCAGCTCGCGAGCCAAATCTCGGACCGCATCGAGCTCCGCCGGGGCGCCTTTTTGCTCTCCGAGGAGCGCCGTCGTGTGCACGAGCTCACGCAGCACGCCGAGACGCTGCTCGAGTGTCTCGAGCAACCGGTCTTCGTCCACGATCGCCGGGGCATCGTCGTCCGCGCGAACAAGCCTGCGCTGCGGCTCCTCGAGCGACCCGTCCTGAGCACGGTCACGGGCCGCTCGGCGCTCGTGGACCTCTGCGCGTGCTTGGGCGCCGACCGTCGCCCGTTCGACCGAGAGACCGATCCGGCGCTCGTCGCACGCCGCACCGGGAAAGCGCAGAGCGCCGTCATGGGGCTCACGAGCTCTACGGGGGAAGTCCTATGGTTTCGTGTCTCGGCCTTCCCGGTCCTCGTCGACGGGGAGGTCGACACCACCATCGTCACGCTCTCCGGGACGGCTCCTCCCTGA